The following proteins are co-located in the Dyadobacter chenwenxiniae genome:
- a CDS encoding hydantoinase B/oxoprolinase family protein encodes MNAPYWKIWVDTGGTFTDCLAIDPEGNKTRLKVLSSGCVRGRVVGKISESTFQYAASWPFNAVLLKGYILRLLENGSISKVVSVNSSNQTFKLENDLPFSQNADFEIFSGEEAPVFAARLLTKTTLGETLPALEMRLGTTKGTNALLERKGAKTLLIVTKGFKDLLYIGNQQRPSLFQLDIPEPRLLYSEVLEVEERLDASGIVIQDLRADSLTALAFSNSADSIAVSLLHAYQNNAHELLVEKAFIENGAKYISVSSKLFPFSHYLRRTQTAVVNAYLDPVLDQYLSNIKFQLGDGSLKVMTSTGSLSEVNGFRAKDSLLSGPAGGMMAAANAGKRLGFPKLITFDMGGTSTDTALIDGRPELKYITEIDGIEFHNPTLAIETVAAGGGSICWFDGFSLQVGPESAGASPGPACYGAGGPLTITDVNLLLGKLDASKFGIPVRADAALAALTALQNNIETQTGNSLSFQELLSGLESIANEKMADAIRKISVEKGINPADFALITFGGAGGLHSCQLADLLDIQTVIIPYDAGLFSAVGMGEALISTIVSKQILLPWRKAEDQIDHWKNELLQEGAAKLQDQGVNEFETAFCYVYLRFAGQENTIEVNYAGAGTLNAFEKLYTAQFGYYPSNLTVELESLKLMVQEKAVPIEPETIIKEGNSANALRSVSPLFETNSFETEKANHDTEASLFEWDQLSADDQITGPAILLNNTSTAYIPKNWKLIIQNSKDAIAYKTSKTGIIAEKQSEEVALQLFTNRFKSIADEMGVQLQRTAFSVNVKERLDFSCALLDQDGELLVNAQHIPVHLGSMGICGRLVKEAIEIGPGDVIITNHPKYGGSHLPDITLISGIFTQGNICIGYVINRAHHAEVGGKTPGSMPPDATCLAEEGVIILPQYLIKNNVFQWDNMRSLFTEGPYPTRHFLSNEADIIAALSALRKGSEQMLRLVDLHGLETARKYMRLLKENAVAQLQTALIPLQGKTFEATEFLDDGHRIQVKVAITTKKQVFDFTGTSNVHPNNLNANISILYSAILYVLRLLVNKEIPLNDGLMKNVDIILPDNSFLHPNFSDDPFQCPAVVGGNTEVSQRLVDTLLKAFGLAACSQGTMNNFLFGDEQFGYYETIGGGTGAGPGFHGRSAVHQHMTNTRITDPEQLERKYPVRLLEFGIRKNSGGKGTFNGGDGIVRKFESLKTLQVTLMGQHRKYAPYGLNGGEDGKCGVHTLISGDKTSLLPGICSLKAKEGDILVIETPGGGGFG; translated from the coding sequence ATGAATGCTCCTTATTGGAAAATATGGGTTGATACGGGTGGGACTTTTACGGATTGCCTGGCAATTGATCCTGAGGGGAATAAAACCAGGTTGAAAGTTTTGAGCTCTGGCTGTGTGCGGGGACGGGTTGTTGGGAAAATTAGTGAGAGCACATTTCAATATGCTGCTTCCTGGCCGTTTAATGCTGTTTTACTGAAAGGTTATATATTGCGCTTGCTTGAAAATGGGTCAATTAGCAAAGTCGTTTCAGTTAATTCTTCTAATCAGACATTCAAGCTGGAAAATGATCTTCCATTTTCTCAAAACGCAGATTTCGAGATTTTCAGCGGTGAAGAAGCGCCGGTTTTTGCAGCAAGGTTATTGACCAAAACAACACTTGGTGAAACATTACCAGCGCTGGAAATGCGGCTCGGCACCACGAAAGGAACCAACGCTTTACTCGAAAGAAAAGGAGCTAAAACACTTTTAATCGTTACCAAAGGTTTTAAAGACTTGCTTTACATCGGTAATCAGCAACGCCCTTCCCTGTTTCAACTCGACATTCCCGAACCGAGATTGCTTTATTCCGAAGTTCTGGAAGTCGAAGAACGGTTGGATGCTTCGGGAATTGTAATTCAAGATTTGAGGGCTGATAGTTTGACAGCATTAGCATTCTCAAATAGCGCAGATTCTATTGCTGTTTCGCTGTTACACGCCTATCAAAACAATGCGCATGAGCTTTTGGTTGAGAAAGCTTTCATAGAAAATGGAGCGAAATACATTTCCGTTTCGTCCAAACTTTTCCCATTCTCCCATTATCTGCGCCGCACACAAACGGCTGTGGTGAATGCTTATCTCGATCCTGTTTTAGATCAATATTTGAGTAACATTAAATTTCAGTTGGGTGACGGAAGCTTAAAAGTCATGACCAGCACAGGCAGCCTCTCCGAAGTCAACGGCTTCCGCGCGAAAGACAGCTTACTAAGCGGACCGGCTGGTGGAATGATGGCGGCGGCTAATGCTGGAAAACGGCTTGGGTTTCCCAAATTGATCACATTTGATATGGGCGGCACGAGTACGGATACTGCCTTGATTGATGGGCGGCCGGAGCTGAAATACATTACGGAAATTGACGGGATTGAATTCCATAACCCAACATTAGCGATTGAAACCGTAGCGGCAGGCGGCGGTTCGATTTGCTGGTTTGATGGATTTTCACTGCAAGTCGGGCCGGAAAGTGCCGGGGCTTCGCCTGGACCTGCGTGTTATGGAGCCGGTGGGCCGCTTACGATTACGGATGTGAACTTGCTTTTGGGAAAACTGGATGCCTCTAAATTTGGCATTCCCGTTCGGGCTGACGCGGCTTTGGCGGCGCTAACCGCTTTGCAAAACAACATTGAAACGCAAACTGGAAACTCGCTTTCATTTCAAGAGTTGTTATCCGGCCTCGAAAGCATTGCCAATGAGAAAATGGCTGATGCCATCCGTAAAATATCTGTTGAAAAAGGCATTAACCCTGCGGATTTTGCACTAATCACATTTGGCGGAGCAGGCGGATTACACAGTTGTCAGCTGGCCGATTTGCTGGATATTCAAACCGTGATCATTCCTTACGATGCGGGACTTTTTAGTGCGGTGGGAATGGGCGAGGCGCTGATCAGCACCATTGTTTCAAAACAAATCCTGCTCCCGTGGCGAAAAGCGGAGGATCAAATTGACCATTGGAAAAACGAGCTTTTGCAGGAAGGCGCCGCAAAATTGCAAGATCAGGGAGTTAATGAGTTTGAAACTGCCTTTTGCTACGTTTACCTGCGCTTTGCCGGACAGGAAAATACAATTGAAGTCAATTACGCAGGCGCTGGAACATTAAATGCTTTTGAAAAACTTTACACGGCGCAATTTGGCTATTATCCTTCGAACCTGACGGTTGAATTGGAAAGTTTAAAGTTAATGGTTCAAGAGAAAGCAGTTCCTATTGAACCAGAAACGATCATTAAAGAAGGAAATTCAGCAAATGCATTAAGAAGCGTTAGTCCTTTATTTGAAACTAACTCATTTGAAACTGAAAAAGCAAATCATGACACTGAGGCAAGCCTTTTCGAATGGGATCAACTTTCGGCAGATGATCAAATTACTGGCCCCGCGATCTTATTAAACAACACTTCCACAGCCTACATCCCGAAAAACTGGAAACTCATCATTCAGAACAGCAAGGATGCTATTGCTTATAAGACTTCGAAAACCGGTATTATAGCTGAAAAACAAAGCGAGGAAGTTGCATTGCAGCTTTTTACGAATCGTTTCAAATCAATTGCAGACGAAATGGGCGTTCAGTTGCAGCGGACTGCATTCTCCGTAAATGTTAAAGAGCGGCTCGATTTTTCGTGTGCATTGCTGGATCAGGATGGCGAGTTGCTGGTGAATGCACAGCATATTCCGGTGCATTTGGGCAGCATGGGCATTTGCGGGAGGCTGGTTAAAGAGGCGATTGAAATTGGCCCGGGCGATGTGATCATTACGAACCATCCGAAATACGGCGGCTCGCATTTGCCTGACATTACATTGATTTCCGGCATTTTTACGCAGGGAAACATTTGCATTGGTTACGTCATCAACCGCGCGCACCATGCGGAAGTGGGAGGGAAAACGCCGGGTTCGATGCCGCCGGATGCGACTTGTCTGGCCGAGGAAGGGGTTATTATTTTACCTCAATATTTGATCAAAAACAATGTATTTCAATGGGATAACATGCGCAGCCTTTTCACAGAAGGCCCCTATCCTACCCGGCATTTCTTGTCGAATGAAGCCGACATTATCGCCGCTTTGTCTGCATTAAGGAAAGGCAGTGAGCAAATGTTGAGATTGGTCGATTTGCATGGATTGGAAACGGCCCGAAAATACATGCGGCTATTGAAAGAAAATGCGGTTGCCCAGCTTCAAACTGCATTGATTCCGCTGCAAGGCAAAACTTTCGAAGCAACCGAATTCCTTGACGACGGCCATCGCATTCAGGTGAAAGTCGCTATAACCACCAAAAAGCAGGTTTTCGACTTTACCGGCACTTCCAATGTGCATCCTAATAACCTGAATGCAAACATTTCGATCTTATACAGCGCAATTTTATATGTATTAAGGTTATTGGTAAACAAGGAAATTCCGTTGAATGACGGCTTGATGAAGAATGTGGACATTATCCTGCCCGATAACAGCTTTCTACACCCCAACTTTTCCGACGATCCTTTCCAATGTCCGGCCGTGGTCGGCGGGAACACGGAAGTGAGCCAGCGGTTGGTGGATACATTGCTTAAAGCATTCGGATTGGCGGCTTGTAGCCAGGGGACGATGAATAATTTCCTTTTCGGTGACGAGCAATTTGGCTATTACGAAACCATCGGCGGCGGAACCGGCGCTGGTCCGGGCTTTCATGGCCGGTCTGCCGTGCACCAGCACATGACCAACACACGCATTACCGATCCTGAGCAGTTGGAACGCAAATATCCGGTGCGCTTATTGGAATTCGGCATCCGAAAAAATTCCGGTGGAAAAGGAACATTCAATGGCGGCGACGGCATTGTGCGGAAATTCGAATCTCTGAAAACATTGCAAGTGACTTTAATGGGACAACACAGAAAATACGCACCTTATGGATTGAATGGCGGAGAGGATGGAAAATGCGGCGTGCACACATTGATTAGTGGAGACAAAACATCGTTATTACCCGGAATTTGCAGTTTGAAAGCAAAGGAAGGCGATATTCTGGTTATCGAAACGCCGGGTGGCGGTGGATTTGGTTAA
- a CDS encoding NRAMP family divalent metal transporter yields the protein MASNKSSKALLGAAFLMATSAVGPGFLTQTTVFTQQLATSFGFIILLTVIIDLCAQFNIWQIITVSGKRAQELANELFPGLGYMLAFLIVIGGFAFNIGNVAGAGLGLEAMTGVNVKVGAVLSAAIAIGIFLFKEAGKAMDIFSRVLGMLMIVLILYIAFTSHPPLISALQHTILPEKFDAMAAVTLVGGTVGGYISFAGAHRLLDSGISGEASLPQVNRSAATGILITSVIRYLLFLAALGVVLSGATINPENPTASIFEQAAGSAGRQIFGLVIWSAAITSVVGAAYTSISFVRSFHPFLEKHHSALTIIFIVISTAVFAMIGKPVKVLVFVGTLNGFVLPVALAILLIASGKSRLMGTYKHSRVLLVMGWLVVAVMAALAFGIY from the coding sequence ATGGCAAGCAACAAATCCTCCAAAGCATTACTAGGCGCTGCATTCCTGATGGCAACCTCGGCAGTTGGACCGGGTTTTCTGACGCAGACGACCGTTTTTACGCAGCAACTCGCCACCAGTTTCGGCTTTATCATTCTGCTGACGGTCATCATTGATCTTTGTGCACAATTCAATATCTGGCAAATCATCACCGTTTCGGGAAAACGCGCGCAAGAACTTGCTAATGAATTGTTTCCTGGACTTGGTTATATGCTGGCATTTTTGATCGTGATCGGCGGTTTTGCATTCAACATTGGCAATGTGGCCGGGGCTGGATTGGGTTTAGAGGCGATGACGGGCGTGAATGTGAAAGTCGGGGCGGTTTTGAGCGCGGCGATTGCGATTGGGATTTTTCTGTTTAAAGAAGCCGGAAAAGCGATGGACATTTTCAGCCGAGTACTCGGAATGCTGATGATTGTCTTGATCCTATATATTGCCTTCACCTCACACCCGCCACTGATTTCCGCATTGCAGCACACCATTTTACCTGAAAAATTTGACGCGATGGCGGCGGTAACTTTGGTGGGCGGGACGGTCGGCGGATACATTTCGTTTGCGGGCGCGCATCGGCTTCTGGATAGCGGGATTAGCGGCGAGGCTTCGCTGCCGCAAGTGAATCGCAGCGCTGCGACAGGCATTTTGATCACGTCCGTTATTCGCTATTTATTGTTCCTGGCAGCATTAGGCGTGGTTTTGTCCGGCGCTACCATTAATCCCGAAAATCCAACCGCTTCCATTTTCGAACAAGCCGCAGGATCGGCGGGACGGCAGATTTTTGGTCTGGTAATATGGAGCGCAGCCATTACTTCCGTAGTCGGCGCGGCTTACACTTCGATTTCTTTCGTCCGTTCATTTCATCCGTTTTTGGAAAAACACCATTCTGCGTTAACCATTATCTTCATCGTCATTTCCACCGCTGTATTTGCAATGATTGGCAAGCCGGTGAAAGTGCTGGTTTTTGTGGGAACATTGAATGGCTTCGTTTTGCCCGTTGCGCTGGCTATTTTGCTGATTGCGAGTGGAAAATCGCGGCTCATGGGCACTTACAAACATTCGCGCGTGCTGCTGGTGATGGGCTGGCTCGTTGTTGCGGTCATGGCGGCATTGGCATTTGGAATCTATTAA
- a CDS encoding S9 family peptidase, with amino-acid sequence MAQNSSQKLRLLTLFAGSLITMFSQKSIAQQSALPPYHPDASEISASYKHMELMDSVTKGTILKATIQPTWQSDGHSFWYRNVLKDSLTEYVFVNPATGKKTSPLDKKELANAISKTLDSTLSADKLLLSEIYSDPKNQTLFVQTTGKWFAFDTKTKTAKKLDKLPIERPKEIGWTRPRSRWRPFRADSTSPDKKLTAIVRNGNIYLTKKQEKDAQQLTFEGNSLKPFGELSWSPDGKYIVAYRITPHEERQISIIMSSLPNTTRGEVKTRGYAQPGDEFTSYEMFVVNVETKAVTKVKSDMIDFFEAPVIRWRHGDNTHFTYEKVDRGHQRFRVIDVDAATGETRNVIDEKTETFIYQNLIYTHYQPEKHEIIWYSEKDGWRHLYLVDELSGEIKNPITKGNWVVRDIDSIDTQKREVWFRASGMNTEEDPYHIHYYRIKFDGSGLVKLTDHAKATHQLTFSPDRIYYIDTYSTMMSPPVSELRKTADGSLVTKLEEADISQYLALGFQLPEIFKAKGRDGETDIWGIVYRPSKFDPTKKYPIIENIYAGPHDSFVPKAFRSYGEMQSMAELGFIVVQMDGMGTANRSKAFHDVCWKNLADAGFPDRIAWMKALASKYAYIDSTRVGIYGTSAGGQNSLGALLFHPGFYDAAVSACGCHDNRVDKQWWNEQWMGYPVGKHYDEQSNITNAAKLQGDLLLIVGEADTNVPPESTYRVADALIKSNKDFELLVVPGMGHSDGGTYGRRKKRDFFVNKLLGVTPPNRNKTDLTPQ; translated from the coding sequence ATGGCGCAAAATTCCAGTCAAAAGCTTCGTTTGCTGACGCTCTTTGCCGGCTCGCTGATCACAATGTTTTCCCAAAAAAGCATTGCCCAGCAATCCGCATTGCCTCCTTATCATCCCGATGCTTCCGAAATCAGTGCATCTTACAAGCACATGGAATTGATGGATTCTGTGACCAAAGGGACGATTTTGAAGGCAACGATTCAGCCGACATGGCAATCGGACGGACATTCTTTTTGGTATAGAAATGTGCTGAAAGACAGCCTTACGGAATACGTTTTTGTAAATCCGGCAACAGGGAAAAAGACGAGTCCACTAGACAAAAAAGAACTGGCAAACGCAATTTCGAAAACGCTGGATTCAACATTGTCTGCCGATAAATTGTTGCTTAGCGAGATTTATTCAGACCCTAAAAATCAAACCTTATTTGTACAAACAACGGGCAAGTGGTTTGCATTTGATACAAAAACCAAAACAGCTAAAAAGCTTGACAAACTGCCTATCGAACGCCCAAAAGAAATTGGCTGGACAAGGCCGAGAAGTCGGTGGAGACCGTTCCGGGCAGACAGCACTTCGCCGGACAAAAAGCTTACGGCAATTGTCAGAAACGGAAACATTTATTTAACCAAAAAACAAGAAAAAGATGCTCAGCAGCTCACATTTGAAGGGAATTCGCTGAAACCTTTTGGCGAACTCAGCTGGTCGCCGGATGGAAAATACATTGTTGCTTACCGGATTACGCCGCATGAAGAACGGCAGATCAGCATCATTATGTCATCGTTGCCGAACACGACGCGCGGCGAAGTGAAAACGCGTGGTTATGCACAGCCGGGCGATGAATTTACGTCTTATGAAATGTTTGTGGTGAATGTGGAGACTAAGGCGGTGACCAAAGTCAAATCGGACATGATCGACTTTTTCGAGGCGCCGGTTATTCGTTGGCGGCATGGGGATAACACGCATTTTACTTACGAAAAAGTGGACCGCGGGCATCAGCGTTTCCGGGTGATTGATGTGGATGCGGCGACGGGCGAAACGCGGAATGTGATTGACGAAAAAACGGAGACATTTATTTACCAAAATCTGATTTACACGCATTACCAACCCGAAAAACATGAGATCATCTGGTATTCTGAAAAAGACGGATGGCGGCATTTGTATCTGGTCGATGAGCTTTCAGGCGAGATCAAAAATCCGATTACAAAAGGCAACTGGGTGGTTCGTGACATTGACAGCATTGATACACAAAAACGCGAAGTGTGGTTCCGCGCGAGCGGCATGAACACGGAGGAAGATCCTTATCACATCCATTATTATAGAATTAAATTCGATGGCAGCGGCCTTGTAAAATTGACGGATCATGCGAAAGCAACGCACCAACTCACTTTTTCGCCCGACCGCATTTATTACATTGACACTTACTCAACGATGATGAGCCCGCCGGTTTCTGAGTTGCGGAAAACGGCGGATGGCTCATTAGTGACCAAACTCGAAGAGGCAGACATTTCACAATATCTGGCGTTAGGCTTCCAGTTACCCGAGATTTTCAAGGCGAAAGGACGCGATGGCGAAACGGATATCTGGGGCATTGTTTACCGGCCAAGCAAGTTTGATCCGACTAAAAAATACCCGATTATCGAGAACATTTACGCCGGTCCGCATGATTCGTTTGTGCCAAAAGCATTCCGTTCTTATGGCGAAATGCAGAGCATGGCAGAGCTTGGATTTATCGTGGTCCAAATGGACGGCATGGGCACCGCGAACCGCTCGAAAGCGTTTCATGATGTATGTTGGAAAAACCTCGCCGATGCCGGTTTTCCGGACCGCATTGCCTGGATGAAAGCATTGGCCTCAAAATACGCTTACATTGATTCGACCCGCGTGGGCATTTACGGCACGTCGGCGGGCGGTCAAAATTCGCTGGGTGCCTTACTTTTTCATCCTGGTTTTTACGATGCTGCGGTTTCGGCCTGCGGATGTCATGACAACCGCGTGGACAAGCAATGGTGGAACGAGCAATGGATGGGTTACCCCGTCGGCAAGCATTACGACGAGCAATCCAACATTACCAACGCCGCCAAATTGCAGGGCGACTTGCTGCTAATCGTCGGTGAAGCTGACACGAATGTGCCGCCGGAATCGACTTACCGAGTTGCGGATGCATTGATCAAATCGAACAAAGATTTTGAATTGCTGGTCGTGCCGGGCATGGGCCACAGCGACGGCGGGACTTACGGAAGAAGGAAAAAGAGGGACTTCTTTGTAAACAAATTGTTGGGGGTAACGCCTCCGAATAGGAATAAAACAGACCTAACACCACAGTAA
- a CDS encoding SusC/RagA family TonB-linked outer membrane protein has protein sequence MNKQLSRLIQEVACYLLCSVAMLLVLPGNVQAADRQITGTVVSAEDKNPLPGVTIIVKGNNTIGTATDNEGKFKMTVPEDATLILSYIGYTSQELVVGTQSDFTIEMASDQKQLSEVVVIGYGTQKKGDITSSVASIKREDFIKGTVRDAAQLIQGKVAGLRITTPSGSPTSNTQINLRGINSINGTSAPLILIDGIPGGLNTVAPEDIESVDVLKDGSAAAIYGTRATGGVILITTRKNRNNTSRSSVEYSNYVNIQTIARRPNLLTGDDYRRKISEGIDYQDFGGNTDWLDEITQKPVSHNHNLTFFGGNSTTNFTGSVNYRNWEGLFLRSGQNRFTGRADLNHAMFDNKLKTNIQIINRITSSNGAVSPVDNDAAYGYAYRQAMIRNPTDRVRTETGAWQERDGYFYENPVSLLNESNYEAKFKEMRMSGSLDYAPIADLNFKLLVSNVQNSNLEGGSTTFNHTATRLSNQNSTAFRSTDANNENLLEFTGNYAKTFGKHRFTLLGGYSWQDATFEEFSASNWDFPTDAYDWNNLGAGGALQKGQAGMASRKNKWQLAGFFGRLTYSLDEKYLFMASVRREGSSRFGINNQWGTFPAASVGWRISKERFMEGLTGVSEIKLRAGIGVTGTIASDPYLSQISYNFTRTEGAFIGGKWVPGFVPARNFNPDLRWEKKEEINAGVDFGFLKNRINGSVDFYSRKVKDLLYDFPVPVPPYLIGSMLINAGTMKNEGMEVLLNIVPIQTANLQWNTGFTYSTNRNKLVSLSNDQFQAANDFFDDGYTGEPIQVSTHRVKVGEPIGRFFVWKSVGVDENGAWLVENKDGEVIPIANATPEDRQYYGNGIPKHNVGWNNSVRYKNFDLAVNMRGAFGFDILNFQSMFYNNPRNKAYNMLKTAYDPIDGKVLNNELVYVSNYIEKGDYWKIDNVTFGYTLPNLKGLKNARIFVSGLNLATITGYTGIDPEGVDMTGFFPGSDQRDKYPTTRTFTAGLSVTF, from the coding sequence ATGAATAAACAATTATCCAGACTTATTCAGGAAGTGGCCTGTTACCTGCTTTGCAGTGTCGCCATGCTGCTCGTCCTGCCAGGAAATGTACAGGCAGCCGATCGCCAGATTACCGGAACCGTGGTTTCAGCGGAAGACAAAAATCCGCTACCGGGTGTAACCATTATTGTGAAAGGAAATAATACGATAGGAACAGCGACAGACAACGAAGGAAAATTCAAAATGACCGTTCCTGAGGACGCAACGCTGATTTTGAGCTACATTGGTTATACGAGCCAGGAGTTGGTTGTGGGAACTCAGAGCGATTTTACCATTGAAATGGCTTCGGACCAGAAACAGCTTTCGGAGGTGGTCGTGATCGGTTACGGAACGCAGAAAAAGGGCGATATTACGAGTTCGGTTGCGAGCATTAAGCGTGAGGATTTTATTAAAGGAACGGTTCGCGATGCCGCGCAATTGATTCAAGGGAAAGTGGCCGGTTTGCGCATAACAACGCCCAGCGGCTCGCCTACTTCCAACACGCAGATTAACCTCCGTGGGATTAACTCCATTAACGGAACTTCTGCGCCTTTGATCCTGATTGATGGGATTCCGGGCGGATTGAACACCGTTGCGCCGGAAGACATTGAATCTGTGGATGTTTTGAAAGATGGATCTGCCGCTGCCATTTACGGAACGCGGGCAACGGGCGGTGTAATTTTGATCACCACGCGTAAAAACCGCAACAACACTTCGCGGTCGAGCGTGGAATATTCGAATTATGTAAACATTCAGACCATTGCGCGCAGACCTAATCTGCTGACGGGCGACGATTATCGTAGAAAAATCAGCGAAGGCATTGATTATCAAGACTTCGGCGGCAACACCGACTGGCTGGATGAGATCACACAAAAACCTGTGAGCCATAATCACAACCTGACATTCTTTGGCGGAAACAGCACAACGAATTTCACAGGATCGGTGAATTACAGGAACTGGGAAGGGCTGTTTTTGAGATCAGGACAAAACCGCTTCACAGGCCGCGCCGACCTCAACCACGCGATGTTTGACAATAAATTGAAGACGAACATTCAGATTATCAACCGCATTACTTCGTCTAATGGAGCGGTTTCACCTGTGGATAATGATGCAGCTTATGGCTATGCTTACCGCCAGGCAATGATTAGAAATCCAACGGACCGCGTGAGAACGGAAACAGGCGCTTGGCAGGAAAGGGACGGTTATTTTTATGAAAACCCGGTTTCGCTTTTGAACGAATCAAACTATGAAGCCAAGTTCAAAGAAATGCGGATGAGTGGAAGTCTGGATTATGCGCCGATTGCCGATTTGAATTTCAAATTATTGGTTTCAAATGTGCAAAACAGCAATCTGGAAGGCGGTTCAACCACATTTAACCACACGGCGACGCGCCTTAGCAACCAGAATTCGACCGCATTCAGAAGCACCGACGCGAACAACGAAAACCTGCTGGAATTCACAGGAAATTATGCCAAAACGTTTGGTAAACACCGCTTTACATTGCTAGGCGGTTACAGCTGGCAGGATGCAACCTTTGAAGAATTCAGCGCAAGCAACTGGGATTTCCCAACTGACGCTTATGATTGGAACAACCTGGGTGCGGGCGGTGCTTTGCAAAAAGGGCAAGCCGGTATGGCAAGCAGAAAAAACAAATGGCAATTAGCCGGATTTTTTGGGCGCTTAACATATAGTCTGGATGAAAAATATCTGTTTATGGCCAGCGTTCGTCGCGAAGGTTCATCCAGATTTGGGATTAACAACCAATGGGGAACATTCCCTGCGGCTTCCGTGGGTTGGAGAATCAGCAAAGAGCGTTTTATGGAAGGGCTTACAGGCGTTTCTGAAATTAAGTTAAGAGCGGGGATTGGTGTCACGGGAACCATCGCGAGTGATCCATATTTGTCACAGATCAGCTACAATTTTACGCGTACGGAAGGTGCATTTATCGGTGGAAAATGGGTGCCGGGTTTTGTGCCGGCGCGTAACTTCAACCCGGATTTACGCTGGGAGAAAAAAGAGGAGATTAATGCCGGTGTAGATTTTGGTTTCCTGAAAAACAGGATCAATGGTTCGGTTGATTTTTACAGTCGCAAGGTGAAAGATCTGCTTTACGATTTCCCCGTTCCGGTTCCTCCTTACCTGATCGGTTCTATGCTGATCAATGCTGGAACCATGAAAAACGAGGGGATGGAAGTGCTTTTGAACATTGTACCCATTCAAACTGCTAACTTGCAATGGAACACCGGATTCACTTACTCGACCAACAGAAACAAACTGGTGAGTCTTTCCAATGATCAGTTTCAGGCAGCAAACGACTTTTTTGACGATGGTTACACGGGCGAGCCGATCCAGGTTTCTACGCACCGTGTGAAAGTGGGCGAGCCTATCGGACGGTTTTTTGTTTGGAAAAGTGTAGGTGTTGATGAAAATGGCGCTTGGTTAGTTGAAAACAAAGATGGTGAAGTGATCCCTATTGCGAATGCGACGCCGGAAGACCGTCAGTATTACGGAAATGGCATTCCAAAACACAATGTTGGCTGGAACAACTCGGTTCGTTATAAAAACTTCGACCTGGCTGTAAACATGCGCGGCGCATTCGGATTCGACATTCTGAACTTCCAGAGCATGTTTTATAACAACCCAAGAAACAAGGCTTACAACATGCTCAAAACGGCCTATGATCCGATCGATGGTAAAGTGCTGAACAATGAGCTTGTTTATGTTTCCAATTACATTGAAAAAGGCGATTACTGGAAGATCGACAATGTTACGTTTGGCTACACGCTTCCTAACCTGAAAGGCCTGAAAAATGCCCGGATTTTTGTTTCCGGCCTTAACCTGGCCACCATCACAGGTTACACCGGCATTGACCCCGAAGGCGTAGACATGACCGGCTTCTTCCCGGGAAGTGACCAGCGCGACAAATATCCGACGACCCGGACTTTCACAGCAGGCCTTAGTGTAACATTCTGA